TGCAGCCCGCGGCCGGCACCGCGTTCCGGATTGCGTACCGGGTCGGCTCAGGTGTTCAAGGCAACGTCGGCGCCGGCACGATCATCCATCTGCAGTGCCGCTCGCCCGCTTCCCTGCCGACGATCCGGCGCGTGTGGAATCCGTTCGCCGCGGTGGGCGGGACCGCGCCGCAGACACTCGACGATGTCCGCGTCAACGCGCCGACGGCGTTTCTCGACACGCTCGAGCGCGCCGTCACCGCCGACGACTACGCAAGCCTCGCGACACGCGTTGCCGCGGTGCGGCGCGCCGCGGCGACCCTGCTCTGGACGGGGAGCGGCTACGCCGCGCGGGTGGCGATCGCGCCCTACGGCAGCGAGCAGGTCGCGCCGGCCTTGCTCGATGAGGTCGGCCGTTTTCTCGAACGCTACCGGCGGATCGGACACGTGCTTGAGGTATGCGCCGCGACGTATGTCTCGCTCGACATCGAACTGGACGTGCATATCGCGCGGGACTATCTGCGCGGCCATGTCGAAGCGGCGCTGCTCGACGCGTTCGGCACCGGCCCCGCGCGCCGCGCCGCCGAAGGGCTGTTCGCGCCGGATAACCTCAACTTCGGCGAGGACATCTATCTGAGCCGGATCGTCGCCGCCGCGCAGGCAGTCGAGGGCGTCGTGCGGGCGGTCGTCACGCGCTTCGAGCGGATGTTCGTGCCGTCGCACGATGCGCTCACGAACGGCGTGCTGCCGCTCGCCGTGCAGGAGATCGCGCGGCTCGACAATGACCCGAACTATCCCGAGCATGGCCGGATCCGGTTCCGGATGAGAGGCGGTCGATGAACTCTTCCTGCGGTTGCTCCGCGTATCCGTTCGATACCGCCGACACGCTTGTCACGATTACGAATCGCCCGGGACTGAGCGCGATCTCGTATCGGATCGGCACCTGGTCGACCTTCATGGAGGTGATGAAAGGGCGGCTCGGCTATTACTACAGCCAGCTGCCGACGCTGCCGGACGGTCCGGTCGGCGTTCCGTCCGCGCCGCCGATGACGCGCGAGCCCAGTGATCCGGCCATCGCATTGCTCGACGCATGGGCGATGGTGGCCGATGTCCTGACGTTCTACCAGGAGCGCATCGCCAACGAAGGCTACCTGCGCACCGCTACCGAACAGCGTTCGCTGCAGGAGCTGGCGCGGCTGGTCGGCTATGCGCCACGGCCGGGCGTGGCGGCGTCGGTGACGGTCGCGTATTCGGTCCAGGATCTCGGCTCCGACGGCGATGTCTCAGTGCCGGCCGGCAGCAGCCTGATGTCGATGCCGACGGCGGGCGAAGTGCCGCGCGTGTTCGAAACCAGCACGCCGCTGGTCACGCGCGCCAGCCGGACCTCGCTTGCGCTGCGCACGACGCGGGCCCAGCAGGTGACGCAGGACGCCCCGGCCGTTTATATCAACGGCACTTCGACGCGGCTCAAGGCGAACGACCCGCTGCTGATCGTGAGCGGTTCGTCGCAGACGTTCAGGCGCATCGGCTCGATCGATGTCGACGTGCCCAACAAGCGGATCACGCTTGCGTTGCAACCCGTCGCCGCGGCGCAGTCTTCGAGTGCCGCTTCGTCCACTCCCCCGGCCACCGCGCCCGTCACTGCCAGCACGCTCGCCGCGGTGCTCACGCAGTCGTTTTCGAAGGCGCTGACGCGCCCGCCGGCGCTGCATCCGGTCAGCGCGGCGGCGCTGCCGCAAAGTCTGTCCCAGACGATGCAGCCGGACACGGACACGACCCGGCAAATGCTCGTGAAGTTTTCGCCGGCGCTGCAGGGCTCGCTCGACACGGCGCTGCGCAACACCACGATCGCACCCGCGCCCGACGTGCAGGTCTACGCGTTCAATGTGCAAGCTGCGCCGTTCGGCAGCAGCGCGCCGAAGCACGCCGTGATCAGGCGCGGGGACAACGCCCGCACGGATACCGTCACGCAGATCGAATGGGAGTTCCAGGTCTTGCCGGCCGTCATCACCGATCAATCGTCGCCAGACAATGCGAGTGACCAGCAGCCGGCCTGGGAATCGCCCGACGTGATTTATCTGGACGCCGCCTACGACAAGATCGTCCCGGGCAGTTGGATGGTGGTCTGCGGCGTGGACGACAACAGCGAACCGAAGGCGCCGGTGATCAGTCAGGTCAAGGAAGTGCACAGCGAGTCCCGGGCCGACTACGGCATTTCGGCGAAGACGTCGCGCATCCGGCTCGCCAGCCCGCCGTGGTTCGACGTGAAGGATCCGTCGTTCAAGACGGTGATTCGTGGCAGCGTGGTTTACGCGCAGAGCGAGGCGCTCGACCTGGCCGACGAGCCGGTGACGACACCGGTCTCCGGTTCGAGCATCGAACTGGCCGATCTGCACGAGGACATGACACCGGGCCAATGGCTCGTGGTGTCGGGTGAGCGGACCGACGTTCCCGAAACCACCGGCGTGACCGGCACGGAACTCGTCATGCTCGGGAGTGCGAAGCACTCGGTGGAGACCGTCGGCGATGCCAACGGCACCAGCCAGGGCGGCGCCACGCAAGCCGCCAGCGATGCGTCGCCCGCCTTGCTGCCGGGCGGACGCATGCGCACCACGCTGACCCTCGCGGCACCGCTCGCGTACACGTATCGGCGCGACAGTCTGAGCGTATCGGGCAACGTGACCACCGCGACCCACGGCGAAACGCACACCGAAATACTCGGCAGTGGCGACGGCCGCGCGGCGCAGCGCAGCTTCGTGTTGCGGCGCTCGCCGCTCACGCACGTGGCCGCGCCAACGCCATCCGGCATCGCGAGCACCTTGCAGGTCAGCGTGAACGGCGTGGGCTGGCAAGAGGTCAAGAGCTTCCGCAGCGCCGGTCCGAACGATCATGTGTTCGTGACCGACACACTCGCCGACGGCACCACCCGGGTGACCTTCGGCAATGGCACCCAGGGCGCGAATCTGCCGTCGGGCATCGAGAACGTGCGGGCTACCTACCGGACCGGCATCGGCGCGGACGCCAACGCGGATGCGGGGCAGCTCAGCCAGCTCGTCACCCGGCCGCTCGGCGTGATGAGCGTGGTCAATCCGATCGCTGCGAGCGGCGGCGCCGACCCGGATAGCGCCGACGATATCCGGCACAACATGGCGCTCGGCCTGGCGTCGCTCGACCGCTTGGTATCAGTCGCCGATTTCGCGGACTTCAGCCGCAACTTTGCCGGCGTCGCGAAGGCGAGCGCCTGTCGTCTGGCGGTGGGCGGGTCGTGGCTCGTGCATGTGACGGTCGCGGCCGCTGGCGATGCGCCGCTGGTTGCCGGCGAGGGGCTGCTGGTGAATCTGCGTAGCGCGCTCGCGCAGTTCGGCGATCCGCACCTGCCGGTGCGAGTGGCGGCGCGCGATGTCCTGCTGCTCGTGATCAGCGCGCGCGTGCGGGTTACGCAAGGCAGCCAGTGGACCGACGTCGAACCGCTGGTCCGGGCCGCGTTGCTCGATACCTTCAGCTTCGAGCGGCGCGAGCTTGGCCAGTCCGCCGCGTTGAGCGAAGTACTGGCGGCGATCCAGAGCGTCGCGGGCGTCGACTATGCGGACGTCGGCGTATTCGACCGTGTCTCGCCGGACACGCTGTTCGCCGACCTCGAACGCATCGCCGGCGCGCCGTCCGCGGTGCCGCGGCAACTGATCGAGGCGCGCCTCGCGCAACGCCGCCGCGGCAGCGACGGCTCGAGTTCCGTGCGGGCCGCGCAAATCGCCTATCTGAGCGCGGACGTGCCGGGTACGCTGACCTTGACGGAGATTGCCGCATGAGCGCCGCTTTCGACGACCGCCTGTACAACCTGCTGCCGAGCATCTACCGGCAGCGCGACAGCGAAGTGGGTGAGCCGCTGCGCGCGCTGCTCGCCGTGATCGCGGAGCAGGTGAACGCATTCGAGCAGGACATCACGGATCTGTACGACAACTGGTTCATCGAGACCTGTGCCGATTGGGTCGTGCCGTATATCGGCGAGCTGATCGGCTACCGCACGCTGCACGATGCCGGCGCGCCGCTCGCGCAGTCGGCCGCGCGCGCTGCCGCTCGCACGCGGATATTGTTCCCGCGGCGCGACGTCGCCAATACGCTGCGTTATCGGCGCCGCAAAGGCACGCTGTCGCTGCTCGACGATCTCGCGACGACCGTATCGGGCTGGCCCGCTCACGCGGTCGAATTCGCCCGACTCATCGCGTCGACCCAGTCACTCAAGCATCTGCGGCCGGGGTGCGGCGGCACGGCCGATGTGCGGCACGCGCACACGATGGAACGGGTCGATTCGGTCTCCGACATCACCGCGCATCTGACCGACCTGCGCCGCCCGCAATCGCGCTACCGCACAGGGCGCTACAGCATCGCCGCGGTGGGGCTGTTCGTCTGGCGGCTGCGCTCGTATCCGATCACGCGCAGCAAGGCGTATTGCGTCGAAGAGGTCGCCCCCGAATGCTTTACGTTCAGCGTGCTCGGCAACAACTGCCCGCTGTTCGACGCCTCGGCCGAAGCGGGTTCCGCGCACGCGGATGCCGCTCGCGCCCGGCCCGTGATGTTGCGGCGCTCGGACGTTGCGCTCGCCGACGGGCACGTCGACCCTCGCTACTACGGGGCCGGGCGCAGCTTTGCGCTATGGACGGACAGCGACGCTAACGCGCCGATTGCAGTGGAGAAGCTCATCGTCGCCGACCTGTCGGAGTGGGGCGTCGAACCACGCAGCGGCACCATCGCGATCGATCCGCAGACCGGACGCGTTGCCTTTGCGCGCGGCGAGGCGCCCGAGCATGGCCTCGTGGTCTCCTACCACTACGGGTTTGCGGCGGACATCGGCGGTGGCGCTTACACGCGCCCGATGCCCTCGTGGGTACCGCCGCTCCAGGCGGCGGCGAGCGCACCCGTGGCCGTCGCTCGTTACAGCGTGGGCAGCGAAGGGGACTTCCGCTCGTTGCAGGAAGCGTTGCATGCGTGGCACAAAGACAAGCCCGCGTACGCGATCATCGAACTGACTGCCGACGAGGTCTACACCGATGCCGTGAGGATCGTGCTGGAAAACGCGCAAAGTCTCGAGATCCGCGCGGCGGCGCGGGTTCGTCCGGTGATCCGCCTGCTTGATCTACAGGCGAACCGTCCGGACTATATGGCGATTTCAGGCGAGGCGAAATGCCGTCTCGTGCTGGACGGTTTGCTAGTAACGGGGCGTGGACTGCAGGTCAAGGGTGAACTCTCGCAGCTGACGATCCGGCATTGCACGCTGGTGCCCGGCTGGGACATTGAACGCCAGGCCGGTTCCGGCGATGCACCGAACTCGCCGAGTCTGTCGCTCGTCAAGACGCGGGCGCGGGTCAGCATCGAGCATTCCATTCTCGGGCCGCTCGTCGTCACCGCCGACGATCCGGAGCAGGAGCCGCTGCAGGTGTCGATTGCCGACAGCATCGTCGATGCAAGGGTCGCGCGCCATGCCGCACTCGGCGGATCGGATGACGGTTTTGCGAGCGCGGTGCTGACGATCGCGCGCTGCACGGTGTTCGGCATCGTGCGGGTCAACGGGGTCAGTCTGGCGGAAAACTGCATCTTCAACGACGGCATCGAAGTCGAGCGAATTCATCAGGGCTGCGTACGGTTCTGCTATGTGTCCGCGCGGGCTCGCACGCCGCGCCGCTACGAATGCCAGCCGGACACCGCAATGGCGAAAGTGCGCGGCGACGCACGCGAGAGCGCGCAACGCCGGCTGATTCCGATGTTCAACAGCACGCGCTATGGGTCCCCCACCTATTGCCAGCTTGCACAGGATTGCGCGCCGGAAATTGCGCAGGGCGCCGACGACGAATCGGAGATGGGCGTGTTTCACGACCTGTACCAGCCGCAGCGCATGTCGAATCTGCTCGCGCGGCTCGACGAATTCGTGCCGGCCGGCGCGGACGCCGGTGTCATCCTTGCGATCTAGCCGAAGCGTGCCGGACGCGCCACACACGAACGGAGGCCATGATGAAAAACGTCGACATATCACGCGACAGCTTCGACCCCGCCAACGGCTTCAGCCGTGTCATCTGGCAACAGGGGCGCGTGCAGCTGGATGCGGACCTGAACGAGCAGGCGTCGATCATGCTGCGCACGCTGCGCACGATGATGATCGACCTCACCGGCCGCTACGGTGGTCCGTTTGCGGCGTGCGGTTTTCGCGTGCTGCTCACGGAGGAGGATCTGGTGGAGGAAGTGGTCGCCCAGGATCGCGACGAAGTCGTCGTGATGTTGCGCCAGCTCGAGCGGACCGATCTGATCATCTCCAAGGGCCGCTACTACGTGGACGGCATCCTGTGCGAGAACGACAGGTTCCTTCACTACTCGCAGCACGCCGGCGCCGAACATCGCGGACGCGGCATTGAAGCGGCGGGCTGCTATCTCGTCTATCTGGATGTGTGGGAGCGCGAGGTCACCGCGCTCGATGACGAAGCAATGAGCGAAGTCGCGCTGGGCGGCGCGGATACGGCCGCGCGCATGCGGGTGGTCTGGCAGGTGCGCACGGCGACGCTGCGTGAGCGGGCCCGCGGGTTCATGAACATGAATCCGCCGTGGCCGGAGCTGCTGGCCGGCTGGCAAAACCGCCATCGCGGTGCATTGCGCGTGCGTGCGCGGGAAGTCGACTCGCAGTCCGCGGCGGGCATGGGTGAAGCGCGCGCGACTTATCGCGGTCCCGAGAACCAGCTATACCGCATCGAGATTCATCAGGGCGGCAAGAGTGGCGAGCGGCCGCGGCCGAGCTTCAAGTTTTCCCGCGACAACGGCGTGGTGGCCTTTCGCGTGGAAAGCCTCGCCGAGGACTGCCTGACGGTGACGTTGCGCGAATGGGCCCGCGACGAGACGATGGGCATCGCAGTGGGCCAGATCGTCGAGCTGGTTGACGAGGAGCGGCTGTTGCACGGCGGCGCGGGCGCGTTGCCGAAGGTGGTGTGGGTCGACCCGGCGAGCCGCCAGATCAAGGTCGATACGGCCTTGCGAAAGCACGCTTCGCGCGAGGGCGAAGCGCTGATCCTGCGCCGCTGGGATCAACAGCCCGGTGAGCCGCGCAAGGGCGGGCTCGAACTGGTGGACGGCGCCGCGCAGATCGTCGAGGACGAGTGGCTCGCGCTCGAGGATGGCATCGAAGTCATGTTCGAGCGCTCGCCCACGCATGTCTACCGCAGCGGTGACTACTGGCTGGTCGCGGCGCGCGTGGCGACGGGCGACGTGATCTGGCCGCAACACGGAGGAGAACCCGCCGCATTGCCGCCGCAGGGCGTCGAGCACCATTACGCCCCGCTTGCTCTCGTCGAGGTGGGTTCGGAAGGCGACGGCGTGAAGATGATTTTGCCGCTGACGCGTTGTTTCGGCCGGCATGCGGTCGACAACGTCCCTGACGAAGTGTTCGTGTTCAGCGAGCACGGCTGAGCGGAGCGGATATCGTGAACGACGAAAAGCGATGCAGAGGGTGCGGGCGGTGGCCCCGGGTCGTTCAGGTCGAGGGAGCCATCGACGAGTGCAACCAGCCGCAGAACGCGAACGTGTTGCGCTGCGCGTGGCGCAAGCAGCAGGCGCTCCTGTCGCAGCAGACATCGGTCGAGCCCGGGGCGCGCGACGAATCGTCGGAGTCGGGGAAGGCGGGGGGCGCGCCGGAGCGGATCGGAGAAACGGGGAAACGCGAGGATCACGCGGAGGTCAAGGAGCAACCGAAGACAGAAGAACCGCCGGGACACGGGCGCTCACACAAACACGCAGAACCGTCCACGCCATCCGAACTCGCGAAGCGGGCCGTTGAAAGCGAACCGACTCCCTCCGACGCCACCATCATTGTTCCGACGCCGACAGGCACATCGCCTCAAGCTGGGCCTGCCGGACCGACCGAGCCAGCCGAACCAGCGGAGCCGCATGTCGCAGCGAGGCTGTACGAGAAGCTGGCCGAGCAGCTGAAAAGCGTCGAAGCCGAGCGCGAGCGGATCGTCAAGAACCTGCATGCGGAGATCGCGAAACACAAGCAGGCGTTCGAAGACCAGCTCAAGTCCACCGACGAGGCACGCCGCGAAACCCGCGACGCCGCGACGAAGCATGCGGCGCTCGAGGACAACATGCGCGGCCTCGAAAGTGTGTTCCAGACGACCCGGCAACAGAACAGCGAGCTGCAAGCGAAGCAGGCGACGCTGCGCAAGGAAAACGACTCGCTGCTGTCTCAGATCGCACAGGCCAGGACCGAGATCGAGAGCGCCACTCGCAACGTTGAGCAGCGCGTGGTCGCCGCGCTGCGCAGGCGGCGAATGCTGATGATCGGCGTCGGCGCGGCCGCCGGAATGATGATGGGCGCCGCCGGCGGATGGCTCGCGCATCGTCCGCCGGTGGCCGTGCGGCACAAGACCGACGCGCTGGTCATGCAGATCGGTAGCTGTCTGCAGAGTGGCGATTGGGAGTGCGCGAACAACGCAGCAGCGGGTGTGCTCGTGCTCGATCGCGACAACGCCGTTGCATTAGTGGCCCAGCGCGAGGTTCAGGTCGCGCTGGCGCAAGCCGGCAAGGAGCGCACGCTCGGCGCCGAAGCGGCGCGTCTCGCGGCGGCGGCGCGCGCGCAACGTACGCCAGCACCGCCGCGGCCGGAGCCGGTCTGTCCGACGGCGACGCCGCCACCACCCGCCGCGTCGAACGACGCGGTGCGCGCCGCGATCCTCCAGCAGCGCAAGCAGTTCGGCGCGATGCTGATGAGCGCCGCGGGCACGCAGCTCGAGCGCGGCGGACTCGATTGCGCGGTGGAGCTGGCGTCGAACGCGAAGCGGTACGACGAGAACAATGCCGCCGCTGCGGACCGCATCATCAGCCAGGCGCAAGGGCTGATTCGGCAGGGGCAGACCGGCGTGCGCGTCGAGGATTACAAGCGATGAGCCGGCCAGCCCATGCCAAGGAGCAAGTTGCAGATGAACGCTTCGATCGTTGATCGGCCAGAGCCGCCACGGCCGCCACAGTCGCCACTGCGGCATCGAGCGCCGATGCGCATGCGCGCGTGCGTTGCGCTGGCCTGCGTCGCGCTGTCCGCATGCGAGAACATGAACACCTCGGAGATGCTGGCGTGCGCGGGCGCGCTGGCTGCGGGGGCTTTGATCGGCGCGGCCGCGGGCAACGGCAAAGGCGCGGCGATCGGCGCAGGGGCAGGCGCCGCGGCGTGCGTCGCGATTCACTTCGCGATGCGCAAGACCCGGGACGCGCCCCAGGTCGAGGCGGACTATCTGCGTGCGCACGGCGGACAGCTACCGGCGCAGCCGATCATCTACAGGGCCGATCTCAGCACGCAGCCGTCGCAGGTGGTCGAGCATGGCAGCCGATTCCTGGTGGTCTCCAACATCGAGGCCGTCAGAGGCCAGAGCACGCAGATCAACGACCTGAGCGCTGAACTCCGCTTGTACGGATACGGCAAGACGGAGCCGCTGATCGTGCATCGGCAGGACGTATCGCGTGATACGGGCAGCGGAGCCTACGAAGCGCAGTTCAATGTGGAGTTGCCCAATGGGATGCCGCAGGGCCGGTATCGGGTCGAGACCGTGTATTTCGTGAACCAGCAGCCAGTGGATAGCCGTTCGTTACAGCTGCAGGTGGTCTAGGCAGGCGCGTTTGATCGACGGCCTCCCGATCCTGCTGCAATGCGACGCCGCGTTCGAGCCGGCTGCCAATGATCTGCAGCGCACGCTCGCGGCGCTGAGCCGTCCAGATGCGCCGCTGCGCTGCAACGGATGCGCACATTCCGCATTCGCAAGCATTTACCGGCCAAACAATCGTCTCCATACGCCTTCAATCTGACTATTGCGAAGCTTGATTTAAAAATCGGACATAAGCACCGTTTGTCTAGAGAGCTTGATGGGCGGGGCGAGGGGGCAACATGCAACTCTTTCTTGATCCCAACGGCGACAGCATCAAGTTGGTCTGGCGCTCGGACGAGGGCGGTCGTCGATCCAGGCCCATTTTGCTGCCGAAAACGTTCCTGCTCGATCGCGGGCGGAAGATACGCGACGAGCTGAACGACCTCAACGATTACGTCCAGACGACTCAGCTCGACGAAAGCAAAGACCCGGGCTGGGTTCGCTACAGGGAAATTCTCAACCGGCTTACGGAATGTGGGCGATGGCTTTCGAAGGCCATCTTCAACTTCAGGGACGAGCATGCGCAGGAATTGCTCGAAGCGCTGGATGCGCTGCCACCCGGCACCGAAGTGAAAATCTTCTGCTCCGACGATCAGGTGACGCTGCCGCTCGGCTTCGTCTATGCGAACGACGCGCCCGCTCCCGAGACCACGGACGCGCCGGCGACGGATGCAAAACGGCCGTCACGTGAAGACTTTGCAGGATTCTGGCTCAATCGGTTCAAGATCACGATGGCGATCGACGGCGGGCCGTGCGGCGCGCTCGTCATTGATCCGGCTTCGTTCAAGTCGCTGTATGCGCTGCACAGGAGCGAGCTGGCGAATGCCGCCGCTTACCTCGGCGACGACCGGGCCCACCTCGATCTGCTGCTCACGACGATCGACTTTCGCAAAGGCTACTACGACTGGCCCGACGCCCAGCGCGCCTGCGGTGAAGCGGCGGGATGGGACGGCGTCGTGTTCGTTTTCGCGCATTCCAATGGCGACATGCTCGAACTCGACGGTACGAGGATCGACTCGCTGCAGTTCGCGGAGATGCTGCACCGCAATCGCGACGATGCACATACCGCGCTGATCGTGCTCAATTGCTGCCTGTCCGCGACGGGTGGCGAGAACTGCTCCCTGCTCGGTGCGGTTGCCGAGCGAGGGTTCTGCGGGCTG
This is a stretch of genomic DNA from Paraburkholderia sp. HP33-1. It encodes these proteins:
- a CDS encoding putative baseplate assembly protein, with translation MNSSCGCSAYPFDTADTLVTITNRPGLSAISYRIGTWSTFMEVMKGRLGYYYSQLPTLPDGPVGVPSAPPMTREPSDPAIALLDAWAMVADVLTFYQERIANEGYLRTATEQRSLQELARLVGYAPRPGVAASVTVAYSVQDLGSDGDVSVPAGSSLMSMPTAGEVPRVFETSTPLVTRASRTSLALRTTRAQQVTQDAPAVYINGTSTRLKANDPLLIVSGSSQTFRRIGSIDVDVPNKRITLALQPVAAAQSSSAASSTPPATAPVTASTLAAVLTQSFSKALTRPPALHPVSAAALPQSLSQTMQPDTDTTRQMLVKFSPALQGSLDTALRNTTIAPAPDVQVYAFNVQAAPFGSSAPKHAVIRRGDNARTDTVTQIEWEFQVLPAVITDQSSPDNASDQQPAWESPDVIYLDAAYDKIVPGSWMVVCGVDDNSEPKAPVISQVKEVHSESRADYGISAKTSRIRLASPPWFDVKDPSFKTVIRGSVVYAQSEALDLADEPVTTPVSGSSIELADLHEDMTPGQWLVVSGERTDVPETTGVTGTELVMLGSAKHSVETVGDANGTSQGGATQAASDASPALLPGGRMRTTLTLAAPLAYTYRRDSLSVSGNVTTATHGETHTEILGSGDGRAAQRSFVLRRSPLTHVAAPTPSGIASTLQVSVNGVGWQEVKSFRSAGPNDHVFVTDTLADGTTRVTFGNGTQGANLPSGIENVRATYRTGIGADANADAGQLSQLVTRPLGVMSVVNPIAASGGADPDSADDIRHNMALGLASLDRLVSVADFADFSRNFAGVAKASACRLAVGGSWLVHVTVAAAGDAPLVAGEGLLVNLRSALAQFGDPHLPVRVAARDVLLLVISARVRVTQGSQWTDVEPLVRAALLDTFSFERRELGQSAALSEVLAAIQSVAGVDYADVGVFDRVSPDTLFADLERIAGAPSAVPRQLIEARLAQRRRGSDGSSSVRAAQIAYLSADVPGTLTLTEIAA
- a CDS encoding DUF6519 domain-containing protein, encoding MMKNVDISRDSFDPANGFSRVIWQQGRVQLDADLNEQASIMLRTLRTMMIDLTGRYGGPFAACGFRVLLTEEDLVEEVVAQDRDEVVVMLRQLERTDLIISKGRYYVDGILCENDRFLHYSQHAGAEHRGRGIEAAGCYLVYLDVWEREVTALDDEAMSEVALGGADTAARMRVVWQVRTATLRERARGFMNMNPPWPELLAGWQNRHRGALRVRAREVDSQSAAGMGEARATYRGPENQLYRIEIHQGGKSGERPRPSFKFSRDNGVVAFRVESLAEDCLTVTLREWARDETMGIAVGQIVELVDEERLLHGGAGALPKVVWVDPASRQIKVDTALRKHASREGEALILRRWDQQPGEPRKGGLELVDGAAQIVEDEWLALEDGIEVMFERSPTHVYRSGDYWLVAARVATGDVIWPQHGGEPAALPPQGVEHHYAPLALVEVGSEGDGVKMILPLTRCFGRHAVDNVPDEVFVFSEHG